In Marmota flaviventris isolate mMarFla1 chromosome 15, mMarFla1.hap1, whole genome shotgun sequence, a single window of DNA contains:
- the Ccdc166 gene encoding coiled-coil domain-containing protein 166 produces the protein MAPKKKRVTSLGRRLGEGAEPQGSERAQYLQREYTLLSEQLDACEGRVDQVLLENMFLDREAGRLREENRFYASFVNTRAQRCANAVLRLDEQNRVDLGQIHWERSELASLYQGREDGVRAQLLEMQARAAQMAQQVQELQPYKELQLEQLARIRTLERELLHMRVEHTQLLHRVKRRFLEEKAACEREARRRVQSLGRRAEREATRALVTHTQAIKADNGRLRQELLRLLGRAQLLHNLRHQRLQQREQLRREHEDTRDLARVHGWLRRGPDGPPLWQPPASSQTTSRPESNAPPSMSCALSRVSSLVPSLATSKAGLEAFSLTVTRRDSRVPSLTPSRPGSRVSSLVPSRPSSRVASLTLSSASSRTLSLARSHEGSRISETHSSLPAASQDTLPSAKFNPKLPSSRFRDPPPPTSQSENADADAASAGAGRD, from the exons ATGGCGCCCAAGAAGAAGCGCGTGACGAGCTTAGGGCGCCGACTGGGTGAAGGTGCAGAGCCGCAGGGGTCGGAACGCGCGCAGTACCTACAGCGCGAGTACACGTTGCTCTCGGAGCAGCTGGACGCCTGCGAGGGGCGCGTGGACCAGGTGCTACTGGAAAACATGTTCCTGGACCGCGAGGCAGGGCGCTTGCGCGAAGAGAATCGGTTTTACGCCAGTTTTGTAAACACACGCGCGCAGCGCTGTGCCAACGCCGTCCTGCGGCTAGACGAGCAGAACCGCGTGGATCTGGGGCAGATCCATTGGGAGCGGTCAGAACTAGCGTCGCTGTACCAGGGGCGCGAGGATGGGGTGCGTGCGCAGCTGCTGGAGATGCAGGCGCGTGCAGCGCAGATGGCGCAGCAGGTGCAGGAGCTGCAGCCTTACAAG GAGCTGCAGCTGGAGCAGCTGGCAAGGATCCGGACGCTGGAGCGCGAGCTGCTGCACATGCGCGTGGAGCACACGCAGCTGCTCCACCGCGTGAAGCGGCGCTTTCTGGAGGAAAAGGCAGCCTGCGAGCGTGAGGCTCGCCGGCGTGTGCAGTCTCTGGGCCGGCGCGCGGAGCGGGAGGCGACGCGCGCGCTCGTCACACATACGCAGGCCATCAAAGCAGACAATGGGCGCCTGAGGCAGGAGCTGTTGCGGCTTCTCGGCAGGGCCCAGCTGCTGCACAATCTGCGGCACCAGCGGCTTCAGCAGCGTGAGCAGCTGCGTCGCGAGCACGAGGATACGCGGGACCTGGCGCGCGTGCACGGCTGGCTGCGCAGGGGCCCCGACGGCCCGCCGCTCTGGCAGCCGCCGGCCTCTTCCCAAACCACCTCGCGCCCAGAATCAAACGCC CCCCCGTCCATGTCCTGTGCGCTTTCTCGCGTATCATCGTTGGTCCCTTCGCTGGCCACTTCGAAGGCAGGGTTAGAGGCCTTTTCCCTAACAGTGACGCGCCGGGACTCCCGGGTTCCGTCCTTGACCCCGTCGCGCCCGGGCTCCCGGGTCTCGTCCTTGGTCCCGTCGCGTCCCAGTTCCCGGGTCGCATCTCTGACCCTGTCGTCAGCGAGCTCCAGGACCTTGTCGCTGGCGAGGTCACATGAGGGGTCTCGGATCTCTGAGACGCACTCCTCCTTGCCTGCGGCCTCACAGGACACTCTCCCCTCAGCAAAGTTCAACCCCAAGCTTCCCTCCAGTCGGTTCCGGGacccccctcctcccacctcacAGTCGGAGAATGCGGATGCCGACGCGGCATCCGCAGGCGCCGGGCGAGACTGA